The following are encoded together in the Lactuca sativa cultivar Salinas chromosome 1, Lsat_Salinas_v11, whole genome shotgun sequence genome:
- the LOC111899434 gene encoding disease resistance protein RPV1 isoform X1 has translation MVVLSEYIELSSSSSSKDHKYDVFLSFRGVDTRYGFTDHLHKALLDANISTFLDDEEIETGGDLKPELESAVKASRASIIVLSQNYANSSWCLDELVLILEQRMTSNQIVIPIFYHVEPTHIRKQESTFGLSMAEHKVKMEAEINENKRSHLAQKIDRWIKALTEVSNLKGENANGRPETEFIEEIVKDIYRRLCISSRIPLQQLFGMDTSIKFVTSWLKDASLHTTYVLTILGMGGIGKTSLAKYVYALHSHEFDTSSFIEDISRRCGEKFNGLLDLQKQLCDGISKKSSIQVHDVPIYTLKIENAVARKKVFIVLDDIDSLDQLDALLGSKPFHPGSKIIITTKDAWVTESCALFKTVGKPMHAKHLLEGLCENESQNLLCFHAFMCNDPKVGYEEVLEKLVKYCEGHPLALEVLGKLLHNRDVAYWEGCIEGLKKEISSRIRNVLRMSFDSLPSKNDQDLFKHIACFFVGMDRDITETILTACRMNTRSGIPNLIDRCLLSIGWNNEFKMHQLLQETGRFIVHQESPNKPWKRSRLWCHEESFKVLKQKKDKGNLLGLALDMRMLEKETLRASFVLKTDALSNMDNLRLLQLNYLNISGSYENFPEELRWLCMHGFPLNSLPLDYPMENLVVLDMSYSNIESFGIYDSNPQRAEKRQKQLTESCLKDKRLLGSLKILNLSFCEELRSLGGFEELPALERLIVTNCIGLLVVCESIEACVELFLIDLSYCNNLEKLPKTINMLKKVTTVLLEGCNLGESQMEIMDMDSREIVKAKSSSSSVVEAIPSDLKFFAVSLPSSLVRLSLANNNFSTESFPLDFSWLFMLKDLNLDGNPIVSLPNCVRSLPILEMLSMSECKLLTSVEHPPYTIKELDLGFSSKTLLRKVVFDLKMLPLKLSMLSDHLALSSIEIQGMVKIQPMVGVEEKVLCSLGWTNLDFLNIMRVGTYFRGRGSEESEIQMYYEFGIFSTIYGGKEMPNWISCRSKGPSLSFTIPSSPNNLRGLNFCYVYTFPFPYDQFILLPMITISNLTKNCTWIYNHYVYRVNVGEGCVILLSHWMFGMNEMEGGDQVTITTVTEEVEQLTEECGVSFVFDDGNKDEEEEEDVLGYYKSWNHIIGGDLSSFQATTGEYYLSSRRHLWHGGTGMVPFYRDVVKKDSPRYKEKKGCFRALSQR, from the exons ATGGTTGTTCTTTCTGAATATATCGAActatcatcttcttcatcttctaaaGATCATAAATATGATGTATTCTTAAGTTTTCGGGGTGTTGATACTCGATATGGTTTCACTGATCATCTCCATAAGGCCCTCCTTGATGCCAATATCTCCACCTTTTTAGATGATGAAGAGATTGAAACCGGAGGAGATCTGAAACCGGAATTGGAGAGTGCAGTTAAAGCATCTAGGGCTTCTATTATTGTGTTGTCCCAGAATTATGCTAATTCTTCATGGTGCCTTGATGAATTGGTGCTCATCCTTGAGCAACGAATGACATCCAACCAAATTGTTATCCCTATCTTCTATCATGTGGAGCCCACCCATATTAGAAAACAAGAAAGTACCtttggactttcaatggctgaaCACAAAGTGAAGATGGAGGCAGAgataaatgaaaataaaagaaGTCATTTGGCTCAAAAGATTGACCGATGGATTAAAGCACTTACTGAAGTTTCTAATTTAAAAGGGGAGAATGCAAATGGCAG GCCAGAGACTGAGTTCATTGAAGAAATTGTTAAAGACATCTACCGTAGATTATGTATATCCTCAAGGATTCCTTTGCAACAACTTTTTGGGATGGACACTTCCATCAAATTTGTCACTTCATGGTTGAAAGATGCATCCTTACATACGACATACGTTCTCACTATTTTGGGTATGGGTGGGATCGGGAAGACGTCTTTAGCCAAATATGTTTATGCATTACATTCTCATGAATTCGACACAAGTAGCTTTATTGAAGATATCAGTAGGAGGTGTGGTGAAAAATTTAATGGATTGCTTGATTTACAAAAACAACTCTGTGATGGCATTTCAAAGAAAAGTTCGATTCAAGTTCATGATGTTCCTATATACACCTTAAAGATAGAGAATGCAGTCGCTCGTAAAAAGGTCTTTATAGTACTTGATGATATTGATAGTCTCGACCAGTTGGACGCATTACTTGGAAGCAAACCTTTTCATCCAGGAAGCAAAATCATAATAACAACCAAAGACGCTTGGGTAACAGAGAGTTGTGCACTATTCAAAACAGTTGGTAAGCCCATGCATGCAAAGCACTTGCTTGAAGGCTTATGTGAGAATGAATCACAAAATCTTTTGTGTTTTCATGCATTCATGTGCAACGATCCCAAGGTTGGTTATGAAGAGGTATTAGAAAAGCTTGTGAAGTATTGTGAAGGACATCCGTTGGCTCTTGAAGTTTTGGGTAAGTTACTACATAATCGAGATGTAGCTTATTGGGAAGGGTGCATAGAAGGGCTAAAGAAAGAAATCAGTTCTCGTATAAGAAATGTATTGAGAATGAGCTTTGACTCTTTGCCATCCAAAAATGATCAGGATTTGTTTAAGCATATTGCATGTTTTTTTGTTGGGATGGATAGAGATATTACTGAAACAATATTAACGGCATGTCGTATGAACACAAGATCTGGGATCCCGAATCTCATTGATAGATGCCTTCTTAGTATCGGATGGAATAATGAATTCAAGATGCATCAGTTGCTTCAAGAGACAGGAAGATTCATAGTACATCAAGAATCGCCTAACAAGCCATGGAAGCGAAGTCGATTGTGGTGTCATGAGGAGTCATTCAAAGTGTTGAAACAAAAAAAG GATAAGGGAAATCTTCTAGGCCTTGCACTTGACATGAGAATGCTTGAGAAAGAGACGTTGCGTGCATCGTTTGTGCTGAAAACAGATGCATTGAGTAACATGGATAACTTGAGGCTACTCCAACTCAATTATCTGAATATCAGTGGGTCTTACGAGAATTTTCCAGAAGAACTGAGATGGTTGTGCATGCATGGGTTCCCTTTAAATTCTTTGCCTTTAGACTACCCGATGGAAAATCTGGTTGTTCTCGACATGTCATATAGCAATATTGAATCATTTGGCATTTATGATAGTAATCCACAAAGAGCCGAGAAGAGGCAAAAG CAGTTGACTGAATCATGCTTAAAAGACAAAAGGTTGCTTGGATCATTAAAGATTCTTAATTTAAGTTTTTGTGAAGAGCTTCGTAGTTTGGGAGGCTTTGAGGAACTCCCGGCACTTGAGAGGTTAATAGTTACAAATTGCATTGGTTTGCTTGTGGTTTGTGAATCAATCGAAGCATGTGTTGAACTCTTCCTCATTGATCTCAGCTACTGCAACAACCTTGAAAAACTTCCAAAAACGATAAATATGCTAAAGAAGGTTACAACAGTATTGCTAGAGGGTTGTAATCTCggtgaatctcaaatggagattATGGATATGGATTCACGAGAAATAGTCAAGGCTAAATCCTCTTCCTCCTCCGTTGTGGAAGCTATACCAAGTGATTTGAAGTTCTTTGCGGTTTCTCTACCGAGCTCTTTAGTAAGGTTGTCACttgcaaataataatttttccactGAATCCTTTCCCCTGGACTTCAGTTGGCTATTTATGTTGAAGGATTTAAATTTAGATGGCAATCCTATAGTTTCCCTTCCTAATTGTGTGAGAAGTCTTCCTATACTTGAGATGCTTAGTATGAGTGAGTGCAAATTGTTAACATCAGTGGAGCATCCTCCATATACAATAAAAGAGTTGGACCTCGGTTTTAGCTCTAAAACTTTGCTAAGAAAAGttgtttttgatttaaaaatgttACCACTCAAGTTGTCGATGCTTTCAGATCATTTAGCACTTTCGTCAATTGAAATTCAAGGCATGGTTAAAATCCAACCAATGGTTGGTGTTGAAGAAAAGGTATTATGTAGTTTGGGCTGGACtaatctagatttccttaacatAATGCGTGTAGGAACTTATTTTCGGGGTAGAGGATCAGAGGAATCTGAAATCCAG ATGTATTATGAATTTGGAATATTCAGCACCATTTATGGGGGAAAAGAGATGCCGAATTGGATTAGTTGTAGAAGCAAGGGGCCATCACTGTCATTTACTATCCCATCATCTCCTAacaatcttagaggattgaactTCTGCTACGTGTACACGTTTCCATTTCCATATGACCAGTTCATACTTTTGCCAATGATCACAATTAGTAATCTAACGAAGAACTGCACCTGGATATACAATCATTATGTTTACAGAGTCAATGTAGGTGAAGGGTGTGTGATATTGTTAAGCCACTGGATGTTTGGGATGAATGAAATGGAAGGTGGAGATCAGGTTACTATTACTACTGTAACAGAAGAAGTAGAACAACTTACAGAGGAGTGTGGGGTGAGTTTTGTGTTTGATGATGGAAAtaaggatgaagaagaagaagaagatgtgtTGGGTTATTATAAGTCATGGAATCACATCATTGGTGGAGATCTCTCTTCTTTTCAAGCAACAACAGGAGAATACTACCTAAGCAGCAGGCGACATCTGTGGCATGGTGGCACTGGAATGGTTCCATTTTATCGTGATGTTGTAAAAAAAGACAGCCCCAGATATAAAG AAAAGAAAGGTTGCTTTAGAGCTTTATCCCAAAGATAG